The Pirellulaceae bacterium genome has a segment encoding these proteins:
- a CDS encoding LptF/LptG family permease: protein MRLIDRYVFFVFAKVFLLCFLCLTGIYVVGDFVGNLNEFIDASDQHGGLFITLGRYYAIRVPWFFDLIGRIVALISAVFTVTWLQRHNEMTALMAAGLSRWRILRPVIAGVMIVTVLSIANRELVIPDLREELSQKVRDWTTESATPLSAHFDHMTDILIDGEKGIEKERQIINPAFRLPLSMSYFSRQLVASSANRQPATPELPAGYLLNGVTSPKKIDELDGVRHDGRTLIYTRRDAPWLEPSQCFVVSDVTFGQLTGGRAWRQFASTKDLITGLSNPSMNFGADVRVAVHSRLVQPLLDLTLLFLGLPVVLAKESRNVFIAAGSCVAIVVIFFIVTLAAQNLGANYLLAPALAAWLPLMLFVPWAVASSNPLRR from the coding sequence ATGCGTTTGATCGATCGCTATGTTTTCTTCGTGTTTGCGAAAGTCTTTTTGTTATGCTTTCTATGCTTGACGGGAATTTACGTAGTCGGTGACTTCGTCGGCAACCTGAATGAATTCATCGACGCTTCCGATCAACACGGTGGTCTGTTCATCACGCTCGGCCGCTACTACGCGATTCGAGTACCGTGGTTCTTCGACCTCATAGGTCGTATCGTGGCCTTAATTTCGGCCGTATTCACGGTCACGTGGCTCCAACGACATAACGAGATGACTGCTTTAATGGCAGCCGGCCTTTCCCGCTGGCGCATCTTACGGCCTGTGATCGCAGGGGTAATGATCGTAACGGTTCTCAGCATCGCAAATCGCGAACTGGTAATTCCCGATCTACGCGAGGAACTCAGCCAAAAAGTACGCGACTGGACAACTGAATCGGCCACGCCGCTCTCTGCCCATTTCGATCACATGACTGACATTTTGATCGATGGCGAAAAAGGGATCGAGAAGGAAAGACAGATCATCAACCCGGCATTTCGACTGCCGCTGAGCATGTCCTATTTTAGTCGCCAACTGGTTGCGTCCAGTGCCAATCGTCAACCAGCCACTCCCGAGCTACCCGCGGGCTATCTGCTCAACGGAGTCACCAGCCCGAAAAAAATCGACGAACTCGACGGCGTCCGTCACGACGGCAGAACCTTGATTTATACTCGTCGCGATGCACCTTGGCTCGAACCTTCCCAATGTTTCGTCGTTAGCGACGTAACATTCGGACAGCTGACCGGCGGAAGAGCGTGGCGTCAATTTGCATCGACCAAGGACCTGATCACGGGACTTTCCAATCCAAGCATGAACTTTGGCGCCGACGTTCGAGTTGCCGTTCACTCCCGTCTGGTACAACCGCTGCTCGATTTGACTTTGTTATTCCTTGGCCTTCCCGTGGTCCTGGCCAAAGAGAGTCGAAACGTGTTCATCGCTGCCGGCTCTTGTGTGGCGATCGTGGTGATCTTTTTTATCGTAACTTTGGCAGCACAAAATCTGGGTGCGAACTACTTGCTCGCACCAGCGCTTGCAGCCTGGCTCCCGCTGATGTTGTTCGTACCTTGGGCCGTAGCCTCATCGAATCCCCTTCGACGATGA
- the prfA gene encoding peptide chain release factor 1 produces MRQMLDQKLDRFEELERKMSDPEVLADSAKLAAIAREHGSLTKLATIYRKFKGLNSEIEEAKELAASDDEEMSELAEAEIPELKEQRETIWQDLLDQTIGGEDANRTRCVMEIRAGTGGDEAALFAGNLFLMYKKFGEGKGWKTEIMSANPTELGGFKEIVLAIEGSGVFRELQYESGGHRVQRVPETEAKGRIHTSAATVAVMPEPEDVDINLNQDDYRIDKFHASGPGGQHVNKTESAIRLTHYDSGIVVQCQDEKSQHKNLAKALRELKARLYDRKRQEEAKRRADQRKTLIGSGDRSQRIRTYNFPENRLTDHRINFTLYKLDQVVAGALQPVTDALIEHDRQELRTSMGQLD; encoded by the coding sequence ATGCGCCAGATGCTCGACCAGAAGCTCGATCGATTTGAAGAACTCGAGCGGAAAATGTCCGATCCTGAGGTTCTTGCCGATTCGGCAAAACTGGCGGCCATCGCCCGGGAACACGGCTCGCTCACCAAACTTGCCACGATCTACCGAAAGTTCAAGGGTTTGAATTCGGAGATCGAGGAGGCAAAAGAGTTAGCCGCCAGCGACGACGAAGAGATGAGCGAATTGGCCGAAGCAGAAATCCCAGAACTCAAAGAGCAACGCGAGACAATCTGGCAGGATTTACTTGATCAAACCATCGGTGGCGAAGATGCCAATCGAACACGGTGCGTCATGGAGATACGCGCGGGTACTGGCGGTGACGAAGCTGCCTTGTTCGCCGGAAACTTGTTTCTGATGTACAAAAAGTTTGGTGAGGGTAAGGGCTGGAAAACTGAGATCATGAGCGCCAACCCAACCGAATTGGGTGGCTTCAAAGAAATTGTGCTGGCCATCGAGGGCAGCGGTGTCTTTCGAGAACTCCAATACGAAAGCGGAGGACATCGAGTCCAGCGGGTGCCAGAGACAGAAGCCAAAGGGCGGATTCACACGTCGGCTGCAACCGTTGCCGTCATGCCGGAACCGGAAGATGTCGATATCAATTTGAATCAGGACGACTATCGGATCGACAAATTCCATGCGAGTGGTCCGGGCGGACAGCACGTCAACAAAACCGAATCGGCCATTCGGCTCACCCACTATGACTCGGGGATCGTCGTGCAATGCCAAGACGAAAAAAGTCAGCACAAAAACCTGGCTAAGGCGTTACGAGAACTCAAGGCGCGGCTTTATGACCGCAAGCGACAGGAAGAGGCGAAACGTCGTGCCGACCAACGGAAAACCCTGATCGGATCTGGCGATCGTAGCCAGCGCATCCGCACTTACAACTTCCCCGAAAATCGACTCACCGATCATCGCATCAACTTCACTCTCTACAAGCTAGATCAAGTCGTGGCCGGCGCACTCCAGCCGGTAACCGATGCACTGATCGAACACGACAGACAGGAGTTGAGGACTTCGATGGGCCAGCTGGACTGA
- a CDS encoding PLP-dependent aminotransferase family protein, producing MMKNKSSKVLRPDPIRQLSRRAALSHGQPISQLMSHALANPSLISLAAGFVDQQSLPCQATADAFQAMCANQDALREALQYGTTSGYPPLREAILDRFQVQDSLSEAEAAPLDIDRVVLTAGSNQLLQLVAETLLDPGDVVLCSSPTYFVFMGTLHNLSVQTEGIETDEAGMIPEALEDRLLHWQREGQLSRIKAIYLISYFDNPRGVSLAAERRQQIVEICHRFSVHHHIYLLDDLAYRELRYEGDDTPSLIHYDPTTEHVIAAGTFSKSYSPGVRVGWGILPADLVEPVCNQKGNIDFGSPNFNQHLMHHVLQVGLLDAHIERIRVAYRIKRDAMLQAADSWLAPLSDVTWIRPQGGLYVWLELPEQIDAGLEGRLFERAIAEGVIYVPGEYSFPETGIPARQNTLRLSFGVQTPERIEQGVQALARAIAQTIQEV from the coding sequence ATGATGAAAAATAAGAGCTCAAAAGTTTTGCGCCCGGACCCAATTCGCCAACTGAGTCGACGAGCGGCCCTTTCCCACGGCCAACCAATCAGCCAACTCATGTCGCATGCTCTGGCAAATCCCTCCCTGATCTCACTGGCGGCCGGATTTGTAGACCAACAGTCCTTGCCATGCCAAGCTACCGCGGATGCATTTCAAGCGATGTGCGCCAACCAGGACGCACTGCGTGAGGCTCTTCAGTATGGCACCACATCGGGTTACCCACCGCTACGTGAAGCCATCTTGGACCGATTTCAAGTGCAAGACTCGCTCAGCGAAGCAGAAGCAGCCCCCTTAGACATTGACCGGGTAGTGTTGACCGCAGGCAGTAACCAATTGTTGCAGTTGGTCGCCGAGACTTTGTTGGACCCCGGCGATGTCGTACTCTGCAGTTCGCCCACCTACTTTGTTTTCATGGGAACGCTTCACAATCTGAGCGTGCAAACAGAGGGGATTGAAACCGACGAAGCAGGAATGATTCCCGAAGCACTCGAAGATCGCTTGTTGCATTGGCAACGTGAAGGACAGCTTTCGCGCATCAAGGCGATCTATTTGATCAGCTATTTCGACAATCCACGAGGCGTTTCCTTGGCGGCGGAACGGCGTCAACAAATCGTCGAAATCTGCCACCGATTCTCCGTTCATCATCATATTTATCTGCTGGATGATCTGGCCTATCGGGAACTTCGATATGAGGGAGACGATACTCCCAGCCTGATTCATTACGATCCCACGACGGAACATGTCATTGCAGCTGGCACCTTTTCAAAAAGCTATTCGCCAGGGGTTCGAGTCGGCTGGGGAATTTTGCCAGCAGATTTAGTGGAGCCTGTCTGCAATCAAAAAGGCAATATTGACTTTGGCAGCCCAAATTTCAATCAGCATTTAATGCACCACGTGCTTCAGGTAGGATTACTCGACGCTCACATTGAACGAATCCGCGTAGCCTATCGAATAAAACGAGATGCGATGCTGCAGGCGGCTGACAGCTGGCTAGCACCGCTATCGGACGTCACCTGGATTCGTCCGCAAGGCGGATTATATGTCTGGCTGGAACTTCCAGAGCAGATCGACGCAGGGCTCGAGGGCCGTTTATTTGAGCGCGCGATTGCAGAGGGTGTGATCTACGTACCGGGTGAGTATTCCTTTCCCGAAACAGGCATCCCTGCACGGCAAAATACCCTGCGTCTAAGTTTTGGCGTCCAAACACCGGAACGCATTGAACAAGGAGTGCAAGCACTCGCGCGAGCGATTGCACAAACGATCCAAGAAGTTTAG
- the rpmE gene encoding 50S ribosomal protein L31: protein MKDGIHPDYFDTTVTCGCGNTFQTRSTRKELKVDICNACHPFYTGKLKYVDTAGRIEKFQTKFANGTYASLQKGKKKAKS, encoded by the coding sequence ATGAAAGACGGCATTCATCCGGATTACTTCGACACGACGGTCACCTGCGGTTGTGGGAACACATTCCAGACGCGTAGCACGCGGAAGGAACTCAAAGTCGACATTTGCAACGCTTGCCACCCTTTCTACACCGGTAAGCTGAAGTACGTCGACACCGCCGGCCGAATCGAAAAGTTCCAGACCAAATTCGCCAACGGAACCTACGCCAGCTTGCAAAAGGGAAAGAAGAAAGCCAAGTCGTAG
- a CDS encoding ComF family protein, giving the protein MHRRFGALLDLLFPPVCTVCDAPLAAESGQLQLCPPCRLQLINRKSNGFCRRCGLPYSNSQPMGLKCPSCLRETDLLDRIIPLGTYEGELRRAVIRAKRISERPLAATMAVLLADHLVQTVPAPCADVVIPIPKFWMKRLMHGANSSEVLADVVGRRLKIPVVPTGLVACRKTKKQSLLPVAGRRMNLKGAMRVGSGYDFRGERVLVVDDIMTTGSTAREAARVLYESGVRSVILAVLARATAERRMKMKKQISEVSPWRDREDKA; this is encoded by the coding sequence ATGCATCGACGATTCGGAGCGTTGCTCGACTTGTTATTTCCGCCGGTTTGCACGGTCTGTGACGCGCCGCTTGCTGCTGAATCAGGCCAACTGCAGCTATGTCCTCCTTGCCGCTTGCAGCTAATCAACAGAAAATCAAATGGGTTTTGCCGACGCTGCGGCTTACCTTACTCGAATTCTCAGCCGATGGGACTGAAATGTCCCAGTTGCCTGCGGGAGACTGATTTGCTGGATCGCATCATTCCGTTGGGAACCTATGAGGGAGAATTGCGACGAGCGGTGATTCGCGCCAAACGGATCAGCGAACGGCCTCTGGCGGCCACGATGGCGGTATTGCTAGCCGATCATCTGGTCCAGACCGTCCCCGCACCGTGTGCGGACGTTGTGATTCCTATTCCGAAGTTTTGGATGAAACGGCTTATGCACGGAGCAAATAGTTCTGAAGTTTTGGCGGATGTGGTCGGTCGTCGGCTGAAGATTCCAGTCGTTCCGACTGGATTGGTAGCCTGTCGGAAAACGAAGAAACAAAGCTTATTACCCGTGGCTGGTCGCCGCATGAATTTGAAGGGGGCCATGCGGGTTGGCTCGGGTTACGACTTTCGGGGCGAACGCGTGCTCGTCGTGGATGACATCATGACGACCGGTTCGACGGCGCGTGAAGCCGCACGAGTCTTGTATGAGAGTGGAGTAAGAAGTGTCATATTGGCGGTTTTGGCGAGAGCTACGGCTGAACGTCGGATGAAGATGAAGAAGCAAATAAGTGAGGTATCTCCTTGGCGAGATCGAGAAGATAAAGCATGA
- a CDS encoding YcxB family protein, which yields MVIGLAVWQISPRSCGAIGVVTLGLFYGMTFPGLYRARIRKLPRDQVGLLGVHRLQISHRRLNVQTAAGKSLTYWHGIERIDSDSDYPFLYLSSVTAFVLARREFANTSRIRRFHCSNTAVFRSRRTGPMTRPHDSDPAKPIRDSRFSSRLAVKCTRR from the coding sequence ATGGTCATAGGACTCGCCGTTTGGCAAATATCTCCCCGAAGTTGCGGAGCGATCGGTGTCGTGACACTCGGCCTGTTTTACGGAATGACGTTCCCCGGGCTTTATCGGGCTCGAATCCGCAAACTGCCTCGCGATCAAGTGGGCTTGCTGGGGGTTCATCGACTTCAAATCTCTCACCGCCGCCTGAACGTGCAAACTGCAGCCGGTAAATCGCTGACTTACTGGCACGGAATCGAACGGATCGACAGCGATTCGGACTACCCTTTCCTTTATTTATCATCCGTCACGGCCTTCGTGCTTGCCCGCCGCGAATTTGCAAATACCAGCCGAATTCGGCGCTTTCATTGCTCAAATACGGCCGTTTTTCGCAGCCGCCGTACCGGCCCCATGACTCGGCCCCATGACTCGGATCCGGCAAAACCGATACGTGACTCGCGATTCTCGAGCCGGCTTGCCGTCAAATGTACTCGACGGTAA
- the prmC gene encoding peptide chain release factor N(5)-glutamine methyltransferase: MSQSTSWTIGEILEWTTDYLKQHGSTSARLDAEVLLAHARECDRIELYTAFKDPAEESLRQAYRELVKRRAEGTPVAYLVGLREFYSMSFRVTPAVLIPRPETEFVLITLLDLIKTAGRQDDPLVIADVGTGSGNLACAAATQLPNAKLVAIDIQQNALEVAGENVARHQLNSRVQLVKSDLFATIDADQKFDYIISNPPYIGLGEKSSLPHDVVDQEPHTALFAGPTGEEILQRLLVESSQRLVRDGWLISELSPIIADSVLRIAQNADGMKNAELMNDLSRQPRVLRVQNK, encoded by the coding sequence ATGTCACAATCTACTTCCTGGACAATCGGGGAAATCCTCGAGTGGACAACCGATTATCTGAAACAACACGGCTCGACGAGTGCACGATTGGATGCCGAGGTATTGCTGGCACACGCGCGAGAATGCGACCGCATCGAACTCTACACCGCCTTCAAGGATCCTGCGGAAGAAAGTTTACGACAAGCCTATCGTGAGTTGGTCAAGCGTCGGGCGGAAGGCACCCCGGTCGCTTATTTGGTAGGACTGCGCGAATTCTATTCAATGAGCTTTCGCGTCACTCCCGCAGTCTTGATCCCGCGTCCAGAAACTGAATTTGTTTTGATCACACTGTTGGATTTGATCAAGACCGCAGGTCGACAGGATGATCCGCTCGTGATTGCGGACGTGGGTACAGGCAGTGGAAATCTGGCGTGTGCAGCCGCAACTCAGCTCCCTAACGCAAAACTGGTCGCAATCGACATTCAACAGAATGCTCTGGAAGTTGCCGGAGAAAACGTCGCTCGTCATCAGTTAAATTCGAGAGTTCAACTGGTCAAAAGCGACCTTTTCGCGACGATCGACGCTGATCAGAAATTTGACTACATCATCTCAAACCCTCCCTACATTGGTCTCGGCGAAAAATCTTCATTGCCGCATGATGTGGTGGATCAGGAGCCGCACACAGCATTGTTCGCTGGACCTACCGGAGAAGAAATCCTGCAGCGATTACTTGTGGAATCTTCTCAACGGCTCGTCCGCGATGGATGGCTCATCTCGGAATTGAGTCCGATTATCGCTGACTCGGTTTTGAGAATCGCACAAAACGCAGATGGCATGAAAAATGCCGAACTGATGAATGATCTTTCCCGACAGCCAAGAGTGCTTCGTGTGCAAAACAAATAG